Within Vicia villosa cultivar HV-30 ecotype Madison, WI linkage group LG1, Vvil1.0, whole genome shotgun sequence, the genomic segment ggataccagatataagctcatcttgattcaaacataaaggatcagaaaggaataccttcatgagtctTCTTTAGCACTGAGCTTTTTCTTCTAAACTCCCATAAATTAAGATTTGGAGCAGAAGTACATGTTGAacgtgtcctgatcaacttataatcagatgtctcctcttctagaccaggagtaggttccaaaccaatgttctcacactacattagtttagcaccaaaatatttgttcttcagctggtagctgcataccagtactaaTGTCCCGATATTCagtaggacatctgttcctccttctaggaacactccagccctgaaactcttcaaggttcacacttgcagatgattatgaatatcattgatcagttgacattcatcagctctaataaaccatgccattatgagtggacttgagagattactcaagtatctttgacactttaatcatagctgtaaggttctgccatacattctgttgaataaaaacaaccctagaatctttcttttaaaataggggttgcaccagaggctatgcaacggaaaatagccatatatcaacagaactTACACAATGCCTACTCCATGAACCACTTGTAAGCATGAAATCCAAGGATTGACTGTAACTCAACCCTGCAaaaatgcttgcttctgcaccaagcaacagactagacctaaccaaaTTCCTGACATGATAAAACCACATAGGTACATAGGATACCTTATCaacatcttcactcccgcatgaaggttttgatactTTTCTTCTCTGTACATAGATACATGCTGaacaattcaattcaaattcttcactctCGCATGAAGCCTTTGAATTTAGCTCTTCTTGTTCCAGCATCAACAGCtctggtcaggttggtctaatcctccatatataggtccatcctctacttcaagggaccatacaatatgaacacttcTTGTTTAAACAATCTTCCACCTTCAGCACAACCAGAAcgtatccctcatggatctcatcctgaaaacagacaggatgcctgctctgataccaattgaaattcgggtatgacagactcaggatgtcactcaCGAAGTCAatacatctgatctgttatcaaCTTAGCAAAGGCAGAACAAAAAGATCCCCAATTTTTTATTACCCCTAAGAAGAAGGAGTCTATTGAGTATTGGGATCATGTTAgctcagtcaacataaccagattgtaaactttATTGGTTCTGTAATTGGACAAGCTATCAAACCTGAACATGATGTTATAtacgatgttacaacatccaagactgaccaaacaatacaatgcagaagataaataacacagtgaattgttaacccagttcggtttaactacctactctgggggctaccaagccaggaagaagatttcactatcagtagtactattttatgtaaacaacctctggtttaaaaataaacaacctctggtttacctagtcactacccaatgcaacctttatcttagaactccatctaagacaagagaacctctgctcactcactagtgatacctaactgttacaaccctgtaacagctatttaaacaattaataataaacactaacttgatcttgcttcacagcttcaataaaaattaaaatactcaactcttacctacaggtttcgagtgagagcaataacttctcttacctataggtttcgagaaggacatggcagccatcccacaacctgggtggtctacctatagaaaccctaatgaccaCATCTTTTTAAAACACAGTTTTCtatatcaaactaggttacaaaggtttatatttataacatattcctaattggacttgggcttacaaatcgcagctttactggctgttacaaatctgcagttatcttctgctaaaagaaaggttttcaatcacaagtttcctaatttatctcctaaattagaaactgctgaatcttcaatattctgatttgattcttcaatattctgacttgattctattgacctttaaatctgcgccacataggattacataatattccatagaatattctgtatttcTTAATTATTagactgaatcttcattccagttctaCAGGCACggtgtcatgagttgatgtcatgacattccatataacatcttgcttgtacctgttttgttcttttatttttgcaagacttatacattgtattacattttgttgctattatattttagccaaacatagatgccaatttGCCAATAAAAACATCCACATTTCCCCCTGAACTGCATCATTCAACATGGCATTGTTGGCTTCGACCTCCATGTTGATCatctcggcttcgagagccgctttTCGCTTGTTCTCGGCCagataagccgaaatctttttgaAAAACGAAAACTCAGACGTAATCAGGGTTTTCATCCCAGCCTGTGGGCAGTATTTCTGATGATTCCCCTTCTTCAGGATCTCCCATGATCTCTCGATCCCATTGAAACCCTCGATCCCATTGAAACCCATTAGGGTGGAGAGTTAAGAAGTATagagcatttttatttggggagTAAACATCCTCCGCTGGTTGACATGGGCCTATATTCTCCAGATTTCTGTCGAAGTTTATCTTATCCACTTGATTTACTTCACTCATGAACTAACTCTGGTCAACCTCTATGTTTTCCACCACACTGTCTTCTTTCCATATGGACACCCTCTCATGCATGGTTTAGGGCACTGCTATAatcccatggatccattctcttccttGGAGCAAGTTGTAATTGGCTTTCgctggtattaccatgaacatTGTTGGTCTAGTGATTGAACCAACAGTCAAATCTACATGGATAACCCCCAGGGTCTGTCCTATTTTTCCTTCATAGTTTGACAGAACCATGTTGTGGGGCTTCACATCTGTGTCGAACATGCCCAGCTTTTTCAGCATAAATTGTGGCATGAGGTTCACTGCGGCACCTCCATCTACCAGCACTTTATTGATTCCAAACTATTCGACTTTCACCCTTATGTAAAAGGGTTTGATATGACTCTGCATCCCCTGTATGGTCTCTCGAGTTGGGCATTTTGCTCTTCGATAGCGCTGTTACTAAGCACATTGTAACATACAGGTTTGTGCTTCGCCATCTCTGCTGCTTCAGCCTCGTCATCGTCTTAAATTTAAGTTTCCTGATTATACTCGTATGGTAGAACGAAATCATCTGTGAGCATCTCTTCCTCTTTACTTTGTTCCTTCTGAATCTTCTGATTCTCTTTCTGGTTTTCATGAGGAAATAATTTCCTTCCCACTAGAGGTTTTGTAGAGTTCATCAAGTTTAAGGGAGCTTTCGTGTTGCTAGATTCTCCAACTTCCAACGAAATTGTCTCTCTCTACTTTTCTTAGCCTCTGGTGCCTCCTCCACTGGGATCTTGACATAGTGTAGTTCCATAACCTGATAGCCTCCCTTTCAGTTGCTTGGAATTGCCTCCTGTATGCCCAAGACGTTCTTCCTCCTTTGTCGAAATTTCTCCATTTGCCCTTATTTGACCCTGCCTGAGTCCACCTGTCCTCTGGGATCTGTGCTGCAAATTTGAAGGTAACTTTCCTAGCCTTTGGGTGGGGGTTGTCTTGTCTTTTTGGGACTCCCCTTCTATCAAATATGCACAGATATGGGTTGCCTCTACGTGAATCCCACCTTTGATTCGACGGGATCCTTTCGAAAGCATCAGCCAACTTCCTGTGGTAGACTGCCCCACATTTGGGACACATCAAGCATTCTGTATCATCCTTGTGGCAACGTGCCAAAAAGCCTAACAATCTTTCGTCTGGTTTGGGATATAATGCTAGCAATTTACTTTCTCTTTTCCAACTCCTCTCAGTTCTGGTGTGCTTCCACCTTTCGTGGTTGTGTGCCACCCTTGGGTTCACCTGTATGCTACACCTTGGACAGAGCAGCATATCAGAGCTTTTCTTCTGACACCTTCAAAGGTATTCCTTCAGAGTCTCGTCAGCTTTAGGATATCGAGGCTGCATTCCTTCTTTCTTCAAGCAGCTTTCGACTTCCTCCATTTCTGGAGTGGAATGGCCTAAATTGACCATGTTGATGCCTAAGTTGGCGCCCTCAGCAATTGAAATTTCCTCAAATTTCTTCCTTAGGCCTTCAGCAGCCATAGTTGTCTCCCCTTCAATACCTTTATTAGTCTTTGGTTCGACGTTAGCAACCTATTTACCCTTGACAGCTGTTCCAAAGGTAACATAATATTCTAGGCTAACATAATATTTCGACTCAACTTCAACCATATCGACCATGTTGACGTCGATAGGCTTAGCATAATTAGTGTCAGCAATGTTAAGGGGATCAGCATCCACTTTCATCTTGTTCTTCCCCTTGTCTGCAGACCTCAAACGGCCTTCTTTGATTGCATTTTGAataagatccctgaaaagaaaacattgtgaggttcgGTGGCCCAGAAAATTATGGTATTTACAgtaacctcttttcttccgttgttccaacggaggaacttTAGTATTTGGAGGTATCACCATTTGACCATCTTTCacaagtaaatcaaatatttcatcacatttagtCACATCAAATGTGTAGGTTTTCTTAGGAAACttatcattcttttcattttcggCATGGTTTTTTCCGTTTGATGGTATAAGCAATTTACAGAAGGCTGTgtcttttaattcagccaagtctactTCGAAATCTTCGAAACTATATTGGTCTTCAAAAAATGCAGGCTCTCCTTCGTCGGCTTCGACGTAGGCAACCctttcttttttataatttttatttgctCTAGCCTTCTCAGCTTTTAAGCGTTCGACCTGGTGAACCCTATCGGCCAACTGAGCCATGTCTCACAAATATTGAGTATCTAGCTTTTTCCTGATAGAATAATCTAGACCCCAGcggccatttcgactagttcatgttCAAGCACCACTATGAAACACCTAGCTTTTagcagacggaacctattcaaataatcatctataggTTCAATAAACTTCCTTTTGATACTAGCCAATTCCTTAAGACAAAACCTGGATTTTGGATACCCTGTCCTACGTTATTCATCCCAGATCATGAATATTGTATTGGCGAAACAATGGACAAATTGGGCTGGGTGAATGTAGTATTGTTTAGTCCAGACATAAAGGACGCTGGCATCCCATATGGTTGATCCCTTCAAGGCCTAAAACCTTCGAATCCCATTGATCTAGGGGTGTACACATGCCCCTGATTTGTAAAATTTGCCGAGAACAAAGCAGCCTGTGTATTTTGTGGAGTATCTGTTGTACTCACAAAGGGAGGCGCTGTAGTCGAACTAACTGTTGGTAGCGTCCCTGTGGACGCTGGCATAGATATGTTAGTAGCCACAGATCCTGTAGATGTAGGTATGGCTTGAGATTTAGACATCGGAGTGGAAGAAGTGGCCACGATCGTGCCTGATCCTTGTGGAGGAATCTGTCCACCAGGATTGTTGGTCGAATTGACCATCTTTCTATTATACTTTCTCTTGGGTATTGGTCGGTTATCGTTGGTTGTCTTCCCACTTCTAAGGTtcatacaacaatgatgaagacgAATTTACGCACTAAAACCAGATAAACCTTGACTCAAAAGATTGAAAAACAATGATACTAACTTACTCTTTGGCACCGTCCccctgggcgtgccaatttgttcaccaatgatttctgacaaacaaccgctagtcctccaaaggtatatactttggtaacttacaggatcgactagattgatcctaggacatgtgtctcgaGAGTTCGTATCTTTGTGATTTGATTCatgattgatgatgtttctaGATTATGAATATTATCAAAATCTTTTGACTAACTTCAACTTTCAAGAATCTATTAACAATAACTCTAAGTGCAACTTAAACATTAAAGAAATAAATGACGAAATCGTAAGTAAATTGCATGTAAAAGACTTTAACTTAAATTGCAGTAAGTAAATGACAAATGAATAAACTTGTAAATGTAAAGAAAGTAAAATAATGACTTTCGACGTAAATTTAACTTATATTGAATAAGTGAAATAAAGAGTAAATGTGGTGTTCTTCATACATACATTATTTCAGCAAATTCTCTTTTCTCTAATGCTGGTACTTCGAGTAACTTTGTGAATTTCTGTATATTAATTCGAACAAACTTAATCCAAACATTAAGACTTCTATTTATACTAGTTCGATCCTAACAGTCTCTACGTAGATTGCTGCCACGTCCAATATTTCAAACGTCGCTTCGCTTTAGATGCATCCATGTGTTCGCCATGCAAAACCGTTCCGTTTGAATTTCAAACTTTCCCGCTTAACGTTTCGACTCTGCTGACGCCGGTGTCGAAGGATAATTGGCTAAAACTATAAAATCTCTTCAATCACATCCTTCGATAAAACAAATCTTTCCCTTCAAGGACAAGACTTAAAATAGCTTCATAAAAGTCATTTCTTCTTCATAACATAACACTTTTAAATTAATATGTTCCTTTGGTCGAAATCTCTagcttttttttttgataagcaatatataatatattaataataatgttgAGTACAAAGTGTACTCGGTCCGGAACAAAAAATACGATCAACAAACTTATACAACATTGATAGAAATTAAGGGAGCTTGATACCATTTATAAAAATGCAAAAACCTCCCCTCTCTCGAGCCAATCGCTTGCCAAATCCACGACGCCACTTTGATACTAGTGGTGATTTCGTCTAATGAGCACAAACCTTCGTTGAATATaattttgtttctcatattccacACTGTCCATACCGTTGCCAACCAAATTAAACACACCTTCTTCTTTTTTACCCTCCCTTTAAGTGCTAGAAAGAATTGTTCCAAGTGGTTAATCCCATCCAAAATCAAATTATTCTGTAAACCAAGCCAATCCAACACAAGTCTCCACACTTTTACGGAGACACAACAATTGAATAACAAGTGATTAAGATCTTCTGTTTCCTCCATACAAAAAACACACAATTTGTCTTGATCATTGTGTATAATTCCTCTCTTAACCAATTGATCTTTGGATGGAAGTCTATTGAGTAAAAATCTCCACCCAAACACCTTGATTTTCGAGGGAACATGAGATTTCCAGAAGGTCTTCAAGAAATATAATACCTTCGTGTCTACCGCAGCCTCTAAACCTCGATCCCGAATAATAGAGTAGCAATTTTTTACCGTAAAAATTCCATCCCCATTGCGCCACCAACAAGCTGAGTCGACGCTGCCCGGAGAAGGAGAAATGGTTGCCAGTAGCTCCAATAATTCAAGTACTTCAATTACTGCTTCAGGACTGTCCAACAGAGAATCTCCTGCCACATGAAGGTCCCAGCGCCATATACCATCCAGCCAGTAGCCCATATCAGCAACTTTCCCTCTTTGCTTGCGCGATAAGCCAAAAACCAAAGGGAACAAAGTCTTCAATTGATCCCCCCCGAGCCACCTGCTGTACCAGAACAAAATAAGGTTACAACAACCTAACTTGAAACTCACATTACCTGCAAAATAATCAAACGTGTAAGTTTTGGACGAGCTGGCCGTAATCATGTCCTTCCACCATACCGAATCTTTCCTTCTCAGTTTAATATCTGAACCCAGTAAAATAGCTTGAATTAAATCACCGTATCTTGATTCTAGAATTTTTCTCCATAATGAACCATGCTCCATCAGTATCCGCCACTTCCACTTACAAAGCAGAGCCTTGTTGAAATAACCGATATGCTTAACACCCAAACCACCTTCCTCTTTAGGTTTGCAAATATTACACCAACTCACCCACACTATGCTTCTTTTCTCAATGTTaccactgttagaacaagatttgttctgatcaatattctatgttttgatgataacaatgtgtaAAGAGTatgtaaagagtatgcacaaaagcactgactcagaaggttctggatggctacatcagaacatgctcttgcaagacatcataagatggtcaagcagaatcagaacatggactatgaagcattagaagaacatgaagtcagaagcagaagcactaaaatTCTGAACGGTATcatgctcaagctcttcaaagtcagaagacaagaagatgctctgcaccaagctgattgactctgatattcaaacattgtattcacaaacatgagtccagaagcaagtacaagatgacaggctattaagtctaatctctgactgacaaaaggaacattagaagctacaaaagacaaagtcagtaaaagcatcaaaagcatggctcgaggtagttgacaaaagtgtgaaaaattaaatgcaaagttatactattcacgcaatgcattaaatgcaatccaacggtcatcttctcaaacgcctatatatatatatatatatatatatatatatatatatatatatatatatatatatatatatatatatatatatatatatatatatatatatatatatatatatatatatagagaagttctgatcagaagcagctaacGAACTCTTGCGaaaaataccaaaacgctgtcaaattcaaagctcacgaacttcatcttcaacctcacaaactcttgtaatattttagtgagtgttaagcttagaacttaagagaaatatcactgttgtgattatagctttataagaagaaattcatactcttgtaaacattattttacattgattgtaaaaggttcctagagtgatcagtgtgatcagtagactctagaagacttagaggttatctaagtggtgaatTTCTacagtgatcaagttgtgatctatatactctagaagacttagaagttatctaagtggaaaaccattataatcagtttgattagtggattaaatcctcagttgaggtaaatcactctaagggggtggactggagtagtttcgttaacaacaaaccaggataaaaataattatgttcattgtttttatcttacaagtttttaaagtcacacttattcaaaccccccctttctaagtgtttttctatccttcaattggcatcagagcgtcggttctaggtgcaagcacttaaccgtgttagataaaagattcagggagaaaaacaaaaattcaatatggttgaaacaactacatctactcctacacctgaacagaacaacaatggtaatggaagcagtagcttcaatggctataatagaccaccagtctttggtggtgaaaattttgaatattggaaagataagactcgaaagttactttctttgtcaagatggtgacttatgggatctagtcttggatggttacagacatcctgtaaatgctcgtggagtaaagatgtcaagacaagagatgaatgatgatcaaaagaagcaattcaaaaatcatcacaagtctaggactattctgctgaatgctatttctcatgttgaatatgagaaaataacaaacagagaaactgcctatgacatctttgaatccttgaagatgactcatgaaggtaatgcccaagtcaaggagacaaaagctcttgctttaatccagaagtatgaagctttcaagatggaggaagatgaaaacattgaagcaatgttctcaagattccagactctgactgctggattaagagtgcttgacaagggatatacaaaggctggtcgtgtcaagaagatcatcagaagcttgcccagaagatggggcccaatggtgactgcattcaagattgctaagaatctgaatgaagtctctcttgaagagctgatcagtgccctgaggagtcatgaaatagagctggatgcaaatgaacctcaaaagaaaggtaagtctactgcattaaaatctaataacaaAAAATGCACTaccgcttttcaggctgaagaagaagattctgaagagtcagaatcagaagaagaagaagaagaagaagaagaagaagaagaagaagaatatgatgaactttccatgatctccagaagagtaaatcaactctggaagagtaagcaaagaaagttcaagaacttcagaagttccaagaggcctgaaagaggagaatcttctggacacagaagatctgacaaaaagaaggtgacatgctatgaatgcaaggagccaggacattacaagaatgagtgtccaaagcttcagagggaaaagcccaagaaaaagtttggaAAGCAGACAGGCCTTATGGCTACTTGTgatgactcagattcttttgatcaagagtcagactctgaagacgagcaggcaaacatagcgctgatggcCACTATTGATGATgaatcaaaatctacatcagaattagactcagactctgaagaggtattttctgaactttctagagatgagctagttttcGGTTTAACTGAAATtatggaaatcaaggctaagcttagtatcaaatacaaaaagatgagaaagctctttgcatctgaaactaagaagcttgaattagaaaattctgaacttaaggaaaaagttttaaaactatctaaagatgctgagtcatcttctagttcagaaaagtctattccaagcatgaacaatattcttaaggaatatgacttgagtttcagaaaatttctatctagaggtatttgaagaagtcaacttgcctctatgatatatgcagttagtggaaacaagagaattgacataggctatgagggtgaaaccccatacaaacttgaaccggtTGATGAGATGCAAATCACATACTaacctctgtatgatcaattcaagtatggccactcccatgatattaggctcacatcacatgctaagagtttgcacattacacacaccaagaagcatgtgacacacactagaaaatatcatgctactcaaaatagggaatatcatgctgtacctcctgttaattttcatgctaaacccaagttcaatcagaacttgagggtacctaaggaaaagataattcctgttgcagatatccttggcaaccAAGAAGACAAAGcagaacatgtcatggtacctggactctgggtgctcgcggtaCATggcgggaaaaaggtctatgttccaagacctggtgcttaaatctgctggagaagtaaagtttggagggaaccagaagggcaagatcattggctctggaaccataagctttggtaactctccctctataactaatgttctgctagtagatggattagctcataacttattgtccataagtcaattaagtgacaatggttatgacataatcttcaatcaaaagtcttgtaaagctataagtcataaggatggctcaatcctatttacaggcaagagaaagaacaacatttacaagattgatcttcaagatcttaagaatcataaggttacttgtcttatgtctgttagtgaagagcagtgggtctggcacagaagattaggtcatgctagattgagaaagatttctcagattaacaaacttaatctggtcagaggactccctaatctgaaatacaaatcagatgctctttgcgaagcatgtcagaaagggaagttttacaaacctgcattcaagtctaagaatgttgtctcttcctctaggccgctagaacttctgcacattgatctgtttggcccagtcaaaacagcatctatcagagggaagaaatatggattagtcatcgtagacgactatagcaaaTGGACGTggataaagttcttgaaacacaaggatgagtctcatacagtgttctttgacttctgcactcagatccaatctgagaaagagtgtaaaatcataaaggtcagaagtgatcatggtggcgaatttgagaacagattctttgagatttatttcaaagaaaatggtattgcccatgatttctcttgccctagaactccacagcaaaatggagttgtagagcgaaagaataggactctacaagaaatggccagaactatgatcaatgaaaccaatatggctaagcatttctgggcagaagcaatcaacactgcatgttatattcagaatagaatctccataagacctattcttaataagactccttatgaattgtggaagaacagaaagcccaacatttcttatttccatccatttggatgtgtatgttatattttgaacactaaagatcatctgcataagtttgattctaaggcacagaagtgtttccttcttggatattctgaacgctcaaaagactacagagtatacaatactgaaacattggatgttaaagaatcaatcaatatcagatttgatgataagcttggtcttgaaaagccaaagcagtttgagaattttgcagatatagaaatctctaattcagactctgaagaacccagaagcaaagtttcagaagttcAAGTTGccgcttcattagagaatctcagaatttttgaagagccaactatcagaagatcttctagactcaactctgctcactcggAAGATtttatcattgggaagaaagaagatcctatcagaacaagagcactccttaagaacaatgcagaatgtcaatttggtctagtatctctgattgagccaacttctgttgatcaagctctggaggatgctgactagataattgccatgcaagaagaactaaatcagtttacaaggaatgatgtttgggatctggttccaagaccaaaaggatttaacatcattggaactaagtgggtcttcagaaacaagctaagcgaaaaatgagaagttgtaaga encodes:
- the LOC131657038 gene encoding uncharacterized protein LOC131657038, which encodes MAQLADRVHQVERLKAEKARANKNYKKERVAYVEADEGEPAFFEDQYSFEDFEVDLAELKDTAFCKLLIPSNGKNHAENEKNDKFPKKTYTFDVTKCDEIFDLLVKDGQMVIPPNTKVPPLEQRKKRGYCKYHNFLGHRTSQCFLFRDLIQNAIKEGRLRSADKGKNKMKVDADPLNIADTNYAKPIDVNMVDMVEVESKYYVSLEYYVTFGTAVKGK